In one Armatimonadota bacterium genomic region, the following are encoded:
- a CDS encoding lasso peptide biosynthesis B2 protein, protein MRLLLRVWGCYARVRFGMGRVPFPEFVAALGRPTRLARRRYPPRTLSRAVARSLTFGRIGPTCLVNALVLYRLLREQGDPAEVVIGLPPHAADHRAHAWVELDGQDVGPPPGRSGHTAMVRFA, encoded by the coding sequence GTGCGTCTGCTCCTGCGCGTGTGGGGCTGCTACGCGCGCGTGCGCTTCGGGATGGGACGGGTTCCCTTCCCGGAATTCGTCGCGGCGCTCGGCCGGCCCACGCGTCTTGCGCGCCGGCGGTACCCACCCCGGACCCTGAGCCGCGCGGTGGCGCGCAGTCTCACGTTCGGTCGCATCGGCCCGACCTGTCTGGTCAACGCTCTGGTCCTCTACCGTCTGCTGCGCGAGCAGGGGGACCCGGCCGAGGTCGTCATCGGCCTGCCGCCCCATGCGGCCGACCACCGTGCGCACGCCTGGGTGGAACTCGACGGCCAGGACGTCGGCCCCCCACCCGGCCGCAGCGGCCACACAGCGATGGTCCGGTTCGCATGA
- a CDS encoding SDR family oxidoreductase → MTDQPILPEEGKMRTMLVTGGAGFIGAHLVAALLKRGDAVRVLDNFCEGTPENLARALGWPASEVHLRMSERPSRPVALSARCELVNGDIRDFDVVARACAGVDVVFHQAALRSVPRSMRDPEATTEVNVAGTLRVLEAARRAGVRRLVFASSSSVYGDTPLPKHEGQIPKPRSPYAASKLAGEALCQAYSRAFGLPTVCLRYFNVFGPWQDPASEYAAVIPKFIRLAMDGAVLPVHGDGLQSRDFTYVDNVVEANLRAADADVEAATMNVGAGRRHTLLDLVCHVGRILGRALQVVHEPARPGDVRHTEADIGLARRLIGYEPHVDFETGLRRTVEAMLAERREVVPLG, encoded by the coding sequence ATGACCGATCAACCCATCCTGCCAGAGGAGGGCAAGATGCGGACGATGCTCGTGACCGGCGGCGCCGGGTTCATCGGCGCCCATTTGGTGGCCGCGCTTCTAAAGCGCGGCGACGCCGTGCGGGTGCTGGACAACTTCTGCGAGGGCACACCGGAGAATCTGGCGCGGGCGCTGGGGTGGCCTGCCAGCGAAGTGCACCTGCGGATGTCCGAACGCCCCAGCCGGCCCGTCGCGCTGAGCGCGCGCTGTGAGCTCGTCAACGGCGACATCCGAGATTTCGACGTCGTCGCGCGCGCCTGCGCTGGAGTGGACGTCGTCTTCCATCAGGCAGCCCTCCGCTCGGTCCCGCGCTCGATGCGCGACCCGGAGGCGACGACGGAGGTCAACGTCGCGGGGACGCTGCGCGTGCTGGAGGCGGCCCGGCGGGCCGGAGTGCGCCGGCTCGTGTTCGCCTCCTCTTCGTCGGTCTACGGGGACACGCCGCTTCCCAAGCACGAGGGGCAGATCCCCAAGCCGCGCTCGCCCTACGCGGCCAGCAAGCTCGCCGGCGAGGCGCTGTGCCAGGCGTACAGCCGCGCCTTCGGACTGCCCACCGTCTGCCTGCGTTACTTCAACGTCTTCGGTCCGTGGCAGGATCCGGCGTCCGAGTACGCGGCGGTCATCCCCAAGTTCATCCGTCTGGCGATGGACGGCGCGGTGCTGCCCGTCCACGGGGATGGGCTTCAGTCGCGTGACTTTACCTACGTCGACAACGTCGTGGAGGCGAACCTGCGGGCCGCCGACGCCGACGTTGAGGCGGCCACGATGAACGTCGGGGCGGGCCGGCGCCACACGCTGCTGGACCTGGTCTGCCACGTCGGACGGATCCTCGGTCGCGCGCTCCAGGTCGTACACGAACCAGCGAGGCCCGGAGACGTCCGCCACACCGAAGCCGACATTGGCCTCGCCCGACGGCTGATCGGTTACGAGCCCCACGTCGACTTCGAGACGGGCCTGCGCCGCACCGTCGAGGCGATGCTGGCCGAACGCAGAGAGGTGGTCCCCCTTGGATAG
- a CDS encoding UDP-glucose/GDP-mannose dehydrogenase family protein — protein MDSKVAALRGTALRPVPVAVIGGAGYVGTITAAGLAHLGHLVRAFDVNEERIEMLRGGFCPFLEPDLPELLHEQQRSGRLVFTPSLPEALAEAAIVFVAVNTPRRSNGEADLSHVIEVALRLARQMNRHFVVAVKSTVPVGSHAAIRRVFERSGLREGSDYDLVATPEFLREGHAVSDFFFPDRVVVGADSADARAMVRELFEPLQAPILETTIENAQMIKYAANAFLAMRISFINEVANICERVGADVEVVAQGIGYDRRIGHDYLRPGVGFGGPCLPKDLEGLIRLSEDAGYEPYFLKAVLEKNQHQRREILAKVHALLGPSLYDRRIAVLGLTFKPNTSDVRNSTASVLVDRLVRRGAEVTSYDPGLEAADVEGRVVRNPYEAAADADLLLLATAWPQFRELDYGRIRTTMRSPNIVDAVNLLDPASMRRLGFTYLSVGRP, from the coding sequence TTGGATAGCAAAGTCGCAGCGCTGCGCGGCACGGCACTCCGCCCGGTGCCCGTCGCGGTCATCGGCGGCGCCGGCTACGTCGGAACGATCACCGCTGCCGGGCTCGCGCACCTGGGCCACCTCGTGCGCGCCTTCGACGTCAACGAGGAACGCATCGAGATGCTGCGCGGCGGCTTCTGCCCGTTCCTCGAGCCGGATCTACCGGAACTGCTGCACGAACAGCAGCGCTCCGGTCGCCTCGTGTTCACGCCGTCGCTGCCCGAGGCCCTCGCCGAAGCGGCCATCGTGTTCGTGGCCGTCAACACCCCGCGCCGCAGCAACGGCGAAGCGGACCTGTCGCACGTGATCGAGGTCGCCCTGCGGCTGGCCCGCCAAATGAACCGCCACTTCGTGGTGGCCGTCAAGAGCACCGTCCCGGTGGGATCCCACGCGGCCATTCGGCGCGTGTTCGAACGGTCGGGGCTGCGCGAAGGATCGGATTACGACCTGGTGGCGACGCCGGAGTTCCTGCGCGAGGGCCACGCCGTCTCGGACTTCTTCTTCCCGGACCGCGTGGTGGTCGGAGCGGACAGCGCCGACGCGCGGGCCATGGTCCGGGAGCTGTTCGAGCCGCTGCAGGCACCCATCCTCGAGACGACCATCGAGAACGCGCAGATGATCAAGTACGCCGCGAATGCGTTCTTGGCCATGCGGATCTCGTTCATCAACGAGGTCGCCAACATCTGCGAGCGCGTCGGCGCGGACGTGGAGGTGGTCGCGCAGGGCATCGGCTACGACCGGCGCATCGGCCACGACTACCTGCGGCCGGGCGTAGGCTTCGGCGGCCCGTGCCTGCCGAAAGACCTGGAGGGGCTGATCCGGCTGTCCGAAGACGCCGGCTACGAACCGTACTTCCTGAAGGCGGTGCTGGAGAAGAACCAACACCAGCGGCGCGAGATCCTGGCGAAGGTGCACGCGCTGCTGGGGCCTTCGCTGTACGACCGCCGCATCGCGGTGCTCGGCCTGACGTTCAAACCCAACACCAGCGACGTCCGCAACTCGACCGCCTCGGTGCTCGTGGACCGGCTGGTGCGCCGGGGCGCCGAGGTGACCTCGTACGATCCCGGCCTCGAAGCGGCGGACGTCGAGGGGCGCGTCGTCCGCAACCCCTACGAGGCCGCAGCCGACGCCGATCTCCTGCTGCTGGCCACCGCCTGGCCTCAGTTCCGCGAACTCGACTACGGGCGCATCCGGACGACGATGCGCTCACCGAACATCGTCGACGCCGTCAACCTGCTGGACCCCGCGTCGATGCGCCGCCTCGGCTTCACCTACCTGAGCGTGGGACGACCCTGA
- a CDS encoding DUF1996 domain-containing protein, translated as MGTHTGLSRVWLVYAMVLVVAACGGGALTGVGPGPGSDPEVEPESGSPGWIVQCPFSHALADDPIVHFGHAGASHLHDFFANRSTNASSTYSSMATSETTCSPTSGDTAGYWTPALYRDGVKIDPAGSYGGRNARQRFYYRKNNLASTTRIHAPPPDLRVVVGNAGAMTAADNPLLGREIYWGCADNSTGKLKEPPTSCSVGIISLHVGFPNCWDGRNPDSADHRSHLAYPKSGACPATHPVAIPRIIMRLEFPVGTTTGNITLASGSVYSIHGDFWNTWDQSRLQKLTDDCLNRNVDCGRL; from the coding sequence ATGGGCACGCACACAGGGTTGTCCAGAGTCTGGCTCGTCTACGCCATGGTCCTGGTCGTGGCCGCGTGCGGCGGTGGCGCGCTCACCGGCGTAGGTCCGGGTCCCGGCTCGGACCCCGAGGTTGAGCCTGAATCCGGTAGCCCGGGCTGGATCGTCCAGTGTCCGTTCTCCCACGCGCTGGCCGACGACCCGATCGTGCACTTCGGACACGCCGGCGCAAGCCACCTGCATGACTTCTTCGCCAACCGGAGCACCAACGCCTCGAGCACCTACTCGTCAATGGCCACGTCCGAGACCACATGCAGCCCGACATCGGGAGACACAGCCGGTTACTGGACGCCTGCGCTGTACCGGGACGGCGTGAAGATCGACCCCGCCGGCAGCTACGGCGGCCGCAACGCCCGCCAGCGCTTCTACTATCGGAAGAACAACCTCGCCTCCACAACCCGTATCCACGCGCCTCCACCGGACCTGAGGGTCGTCGTGGGCAACGCGGGCGCGATGACCGCTGCCGACAACCCTCTGCTCGGCCGTGAAATCTACTGGGGATGTGCGGACAACAGCACCGGGAAGCTCAAGGAGCCACCCACGTCCTGCTCGGTCGGGATCATCTCGCTCCACGTCGGGTTCCCCAACTGTTGGGACGGCAGGAACCCCGACTCCGCCGACCACCGCAGCCACCTCGCATACCCGAAGAGCGGCGCATGCCCGGCCACGCACCCGGTGGCCATTCCCAGGATCATCATGCGGCTGGAGTTCCCGGTGGGCACGACGACGGGGAACATTACCCTTGCGAGCGGGAGCGTGTACAGCATCCATGGCGACTTCTGGAACACGTGGGACCAGTCCAGGCTCCAGAAGCTCACCGATGACTGCCTGAACCGCAACGTCGACTGCGGCCGGCTCTGA
- a CDS encoding right-handed parallel beta-helix repeat-containing protein encodes MRIPRLLLVGAIVVVFTGCGTSTGLRMPGGPAPVRISGITAFSGIGPVKYYVDRANPNCSDSGAGTETQPFCTIGRAARVTKAGETAQVAAGTYAEEVSVANSGSAGAPVALVAAPGATVTVTGQRYGFRISGRSWVTIRGFTVTRTTDAGIYVYSASHIVLEGNTVSHAARRGGIYLYLSSYVTVQGSDVSYSGTPSSDNLAPGIVVRDTTDTRIANNSVHHNSNHGIYVIYASTRVEIVGNRIFGNDRGPEQRGAAGIEVRSRGNLIAGNIAYDNQDSGINLRGDGHDNLVVNNVSYNNRDHGIDVLKVTGNRIIGNTVYKNAVDGISVEGGSTGTLVANNISVDNGINNSASSGNLWVSADSIPGTTADHDILYHSVPGQTLVRWGSKRYSSLAAFVAATGMERNGIEADPRWRDPAGGDFRLLEGSPAIDSADSGVSGQQDTDAEGRPRRDDPGTPNTGTGPRLYDDRGAYEY; translated from the coding sequence ATGCGAATCCCCAGACTCCTGCTGGTGGGTGCGATCGTGGTCGTCTTTACCGGATGTGGCACCAGCACGGGGTTGCGGATGCCCGGCGGCCCGGCACCCGTCCGGATCTCCGGCATCACGGCCTTCTCGGGGATCGGACCGGTCAAGTACTACGTCGACCGCGCCAATCCCAACTGCAGCGACAGCGGCGCCGGTACTGAGACCCAGCCCTTCTGCACCATCGGGAGGGCCGCGAGGGTCACGAAGGCGGGCGAGACCGCCCAGGTCGCCGCGGGCACGTACGCGGAGGAGGTCTCCGTTGCGAACTCGGGGTCTGCGGGCGCGCCGGTCGCTCTGGTGGCGGCGCCCGGGGCGACGGTGACCGTTACGGGGCAGCGGTACGGATTTCGGATCTCGGGCCGCAGCTGGGTGACGATCCGCGGGTTCACGGTGACGAGGACCACCGACGCGGGGATCTACGTGTACAGCGCGTCCCACATCGTCCTGGAAGGCAACACCGTGAGCCACGCCGCGCGCCGAGGAGGCATCTACCTGTACCTGTCCTCGTACGTCACGGTTCAGGGCAGCGACGTCAGCTATTCGGGCACCCCTTCGTCGGACAACCTCGCGCCGGGGATCGTGGTGCGCGATACGACGGACACGAGGATCGCGAACAACAGCGTCCACCACAACTCCAACCACGGGATCTATGTCATCTACGCGTCCACACGTGTGGAGATCGTCGGCAACCGCATATTTGGCAACGACCGCGGCCCGGAGCAGCGGGGTGCGGCGGGCATCGAAGTCCGCAGCCGCGGCAACCTGATCGCCGGAAACATCGCGTACGACAACCAGGACAGCGGGATCAACCTCCGCGGCGACGGGCACGACAACCTGGTCGTCAACAACGTGAGCTACAACAACCGGGACCACGGCATCGACGTCTTGAAGGTCACCGGCAACCGAATCATCGGCAACACCGTGTACAAGAACGCGGTCGACGGGATCAGCGTCGAGGGGGGTTCGACCGGGACGCTCGTCGCGAACAACATCAGCGTCGACAACGGCATCAACAACTCCGCCTCAAGCGGAAACCTGTGGGTGTCGGCCGACTCGATCCCTGGTACGACCGCGGACCACGACATCCTGTACCACAGCGTTCCCGGCCAGACGCTTGTCCGATGGGGCTCGAAGCGGTACTCTAGCTTGGCCGCGTTCGTGGCGGCCACGGGGATGGAGCGCAACGGGATCGAGGCGGATCCGCGGTGGCGAGACCCGGCGGGGGGAGACTTCCGTCTGTTGGAGGGTTCCCCCGCGATCGACTCCGCAGACTCCGGAGTGAGCGGTCAGCAGGACACCGACGCCGAGGGGCGGCCACGGCGCGACGACCCGGGGACACCCAACACCGGCACGGGCCCCCGGCTGTACGACGACCGGGGCGCCTACGAATACTGA
- a CDS encoding response regulator transcription factor, with protein sequence MTSAATVRVLVVDPHPIFRIGLEAVLRSDPQIELVGSCESGPEALQLCASLRPALVIMDVDLPGMHGVEACRAVKRLLPEADVLVLTARDDDDVVFETIRAGASGYVLTDITPENLIRAVHAVRRGHTMIHPGIARRVLNRLSFMARDGNGTGGFGDNLTEREVEILVEIANGSTNKEIARKLFVSESTVKSRLRSIFRKIDARDRAQAAAYAIRKGYTR encoded by the coding sequence ATGACGAGCGCAGCCACAGTCAGGGTCCTGGTCGTCGACCCGCACCCCATCTTCCGGATCGGGCTGGAGGCGGTCCTCCGTTCGGACCCGCAGATCGAGTTGGTCGGCAGCTGCGAGTCGGGACCCGAGGCCCTTCAGCTCTGCGCGTCGTTGCGGCCCGCGCTCGTGATCATGGATGTGGACCTGCCGGGGATGCACGGCGTCGAGGCGTGCCGTGCGGTGAAGCGGCTGCTGCCGGAGGCCGACGTCCTCGTTCTGACGGCGCGTGACGACGACGACGTGGTGTTCGAGACCATCCGCGCCGGTGCCTCGGGATACGTCCTGACGGACATCACCCCCGAGAACCTGATCCGTGCGGTGCATGCCGTGCGGCGGGGCCACACCATGATCCACCCGGGGATCGCGCGCCGGGTGCTGAACCGGCTCTCGTTCATGGCGCGCGACGGCAACGGCACCGGCGGTTTCGGGGACAACCTGACGGAACGAGAGGTCGAGATCCTCGTGGAGATCGCCAACGGGTCCACGAACAAGGAGATTGCCCGCAAGCTGTTCGTCTCCGAGTCCACCGTCAAGAGCCGACTGCGCAGCATCTTCCGCAAGATCGACGCGCGGGACCGCGCGCAGGCGGCCGCCTACGCGATCCGCAAGGGCTACACGCGCTGA
- a CDS encoding glycosyltransferase family 4 protein — protein MNVGMVSARLRSADGVSIEAAKWEKALERMGFFVYLCAGAISQPKPTDTIVPRLECNDSQIQRLDARLRYDPDHISEEALRELHECPDGIKRELCAFVDTHGIGLLIIENLLSLPLNLPAGIAVCELVEELAVPVIARHHDFYWEREKLVRGAAAEFIRDHFLPGHPTLVHVVINSAAQREFRRRHGIVATRMPNVFDFEAMATRDEYNADFRNALGIRSDDVVFLQPSRIVPRKRIDRSVELFAAIDARLRLRGRRAVLLITGPAHGEREAERTRAEILSMAATRDLEVRLAADRISIERRTDPEKVYSIHDAYVHADVVTFPSDLEGFGNPVIEAAAYRLPLFTNRYPVLADITRRGFRFVEIDGQLTADAVDQIWRLVVDPDHRREITDHNFAVAQRYFAFPALEILLSEVCERALIAAQPYVGDGAQGVRQTAWRTGRRP, from the coding sequence GTGAACGTCGGGATGGTGTCTGCGCGCCTGCGTTCCGCCGACGGCGTCTCCATCGAGGCGGCCAAGTGGGAGAAAGCGCTGGAGCGCATGGGGTTCTTCGTGTACCTGTGCGCCGGTGCGATCTCCCAGCCCAAGCCGACCGACACGATCGTTCCGCGTCTGGAGTGTAACGACAGCCAGATCCAGAGGCTCGATGCCCGCCTGCGCTACGATCCCGACCACATCTCGGAAGAAGCGCTGCGGGAGCTGCACGAGTGCCCCGACGGGATCAAGCGGGAACTTTGCGCGTTTGTGGACACGCACGGTATTGGCCTGCTGATCATCGAGAACCTCCTCAGCTTGCCGCTGAACCTGCCCGCCGGGATCGCCGTCTGCGAACTCGTCGAGGAACTGGCCGTACCGGTGATCGCGCGTCACCACGATTTCTACTGGGAGCGTGAAAAGCTGGTCCGTGGGGCGGCGGCCGAATTCATCCGCGACCACTTTCTGCCGGGACACCCCACCCTCGTCCACGTGGTCATCAACAGCGCGGCCCAGCGCGAGTTTCGGCGGCGACACGGCATCGTGGCGACACGAATGCCCAACGTCTTCGACTTCGAGGCGATGGCGACACGGGACGAGTACAACGCCGACTTCCGCAATGCCCTGGGCATCCGTTCCGACGACGTCGTCTTCCTGCAGCCTTCGCGGATCGTGCCACGCAAGCGCATCGATCGGTCCGTCGAACTGTTCGCCGCGATCGACGCGCGACTGCGACTGCGCGGGCGTCGGGCCGTACTCCTCATCACTGGGCCGGCGCACGGCGAACGGGAGGCCGAGCGGACGCGGGCGGAAATTCTCTCGATGGCTGCGACACGGGATCTCGAGGTCCGGCTCGCCGCAGACCGTATCTCGATCGAACGCAGGACCGATCCCGAAAAGGTCTACTCGATCCACGACGCCTACGTGCACGCCGATGTGGTCACCTTCCCCAGCGACCTGGAAGGCTTCGGGAATCCGGTCATCGAGGCCGCCGCCTACCGCCTGCCGCTGTTCACCAACCGCTACCCGGTGCTGGCCGACATCACACGGCGGGGCTTCCGGTTCGTGGAGATCGACGGACAGCTCACCGCCGACGCCGTCGACCAGATCTGGAGACTTGTCGTCGATCCCGACCACCGGCGGGAGATCACGGACCACAACTTCGCGGTCGCGCAGCGCTACTTCGCCTTCCCCGCCCTCGAGATCCTGCTGTCGGAGGTCTGCGAGCGCGCCCTGATCGCCGCACAGCCGTACGTCGGGGACGGCGCCCAGGGTGTACGCCAGACCGCATGGCGCACAGGCCGGCGGCCGTAG
- the mgtA gene encoding magnesium-translocating P-type ATPase produces the protein MALSVDSSHTTRYRAFWSLPVEDLLRALGASEAGLSAAEAGARRVRFGPNALAGQQRSQVLALLLRQFTSPIVLILMGAAVLSFGLHDSTDAAIILAIVLISGLLGYSQERGAATAVDKLLETVELKARVLRDGREVEVPTDEVVPGDVVLLGGGSGVPADCRLLTGRDLFVNEAALTGESFPVAKAPGVVPSEAPLAGRSNALFLGTHVVSGSGRAVVVHTGRATEFGRISERLRLHPPVTEFERGLRHFGHLLLEVTLVLVIIIFALNVYLARPILDSFLFALALAVGLTPQLLPAITTVNLARGAQRMAERQVIVKRLSAIENFGSMDVLCSDKTGTLTEGRVRVHASLDVEGRPSERTLLYAYLNAVHQTAFRNPIDEAIRAHRTFSLDGWRKLDEVPYDFERKRLSVLVEHQGHVILITKGAVRKILEVCVAVEGPGGTARPLTDEARAAIEQRFAHLSAEGYRVLGVAIRRMDSAAAIGRDSEFGMTFVGLLALADPPKPDVAHAVEALANLGVRLKVVTGDNVIVAARTAAQVGLSEPRVLSGEQLDRLSDEALPVRAQETDVFAEIEPNQKERVIRALRRAGHVVGYMGDGINDAPALHAADVSISVQGAVDVAKEAADIVLLERSLAVLEAGVREGRRTFANTLKYVFMATSANFGNMFSMAGASLLLPFLPLLPKQILLTNLLTDLPEMTIATDRVDADWIERPRRWDIGFIRRFMVVFGLLSSIFDYLTFGVLLWVLRAGPAEFRTGWFVESVVSATLIVLVLRSRGRFFRTRPSGALLLATALVVAATVALPYTPLAAPFELVPLPPLFLVVLGVVVLAYVAGAELVKGWFYRGASVRSPTDIVAPGSHGGAHV, from the coding sequence GTGGCGCTTTCGGTCGACTCTTCCCACACAACCCGGTATCGCGCCTTCTGGAGCCTGCCCGTCGAGGACCTGCTGCGTGCGCTCGGGGCGAGCGAGGCGGGGCTGTCGGCTGCGGAGGCTGGAGCGCGGCGCGTGCGCTTCGGTCCCAACGCGCTGGCCGGGCAGCAGCGCTCCCAGGTACTGGCGCTCCTGCTGCGGCAGTTCACCAGCCCCATCGTCCTGATCCTGATGGGTGCAGCTGTACTCTCCTTCGGCCTGCACGACTCCACGGACGCGGCCATCATCCTGGCCATCGTGCTCATCAGCGGGCTGCTGGGCTACTCGCAGGAACGGGGCGCGGCGACGGCAGTCGACAAGCTGCTGGAGACCGTCGAACTGAAGGCTAGGGTGCTGCGCGATGGGCGCGAGGTCGAGGTCCCGACCGACGAGGTGGTGCCCGGCGACGTGGTGCTGCTGGGCGGCGGGTCCGGGGTTCCCGCGGACTGCCGGCTGCTGACCGGACGCGACCTGTTCGTCAACGAAGCCGCGCTGACCGGGGAGAGCTTCCCGGTGGCCAAGGCTCCCGGCGTCGTGCCGTCGGAGGCGCCGCTGGCGGGCCGGTCCAACGCGCTCTTTTTGGGTACCCACGTGGTGAGCGGGAGCGGCCGGGCCGTGGTGGTGCACACCGGGCGGGCCACCGAGTTCGGTCGGATCTCCGAACGGCTGCGTCTTCACCCGCCCGTGACCGAGTTCGAGCGCGGCCTACGGCACTTCGGTCATCTGCTGCTCGAGGTCACGCTGGTCCTGGTGATCATCATCTTCGCCTTGAACGTCTACCTCGCGCGGCCGATCCTCGACTCGTTTCTCTTCGCCCTCGCGCTCGCGGTGGGGTTGACGCCGCAACTGCTGCCCGCGATCACCACCGTGAACCTTGCGCGCGGTGCCCAGCGCATGGCCGAACGGCAGGTGATCGTGAAGCGCCTGTCGGCCATCGAGAACTTCGGCAGCATGGACGTGCTCTGCTCGGACAAGACCGGCACGCTCACGGAGGGGCGGGTGCGCGTGCACGCCTCCCTGGACGTCGAAGGACGCCCAAGCGAGCGGACGCTGCTGTACGCCTACCTCAATGCCGTTCATCAGACGGCCTTCCGCAATCCGATCGACGAAGCCATCCGCGCCCACCGCACCTTCTCCCTGGACGGCTGGCGCAAGCTCGACGAGGTGCCGTACGACTTCGAGCGCAAACGGCTCAGCGTGCTCGTGGAACACCAGGGGCATGTGATCCTCATTACCAAGGGTGCTGTGCGCAAAATCCTGGAGGTCTGCGTCGCGGTCGAAGGACCCGGAGGTACGGCGCGCCCGCTGACCGATGAGGCCCGGGCGGCGATCGAGCAGCGCTTCGCGCATCTCAGCGCCGAGGGATACCGGGTCCTGGGCGTCGCGATCCGCCGGATGGACTCGGCGGCAGCGATCGGCCGCGACTCCGAGTTCGGCATGACCTTTGTGGGGTTGCTGGCCCTCGCCGACCCGCCCAAACCCGATGTCGCGCATGCGGTGGAAGCGCTGGCCAACTTGGGGGTGCGGTTGAAGGTGGTCACCGGCGACAACGTGATCGTCGCCGCACGGACGGCGGCGCAGGTGGGGTTGAGCGAACCGCGCGTGCTCAGCGGCGAACAGCTGGACCGTCTGAGCGACGAGGCGCTGCCCGTGCGTGCCCAGGAAACGGACGTCTTCGCAGAGATCGAGCCCAACCAAAAAGAGCGCGTCATCCGCGCGCTGCGGCGGGCCGGCCACGTGGTCGGATACATGGGCGACGGGATCAACGACGCACCCGCCCTGCATGCTGCGGACGTCTCGATCTCGGTGCAGGGGGCGGTGGACGTGGCCAAGGAAGCGGCCGACATCGTGCTGCTCGAGCGGTCGCTCGCGGTGCTCGAGGCGGGCGTGCGCGAGGGGCGGCGCACCTTCGCGAACACGTTGAAGTACGTCTTCATGGCCACCAGCGCGAACTTCGGCAATATGTTCAGCATGGCCGGTGCTTCGCTGCTCTTGCCGTTCCTGCCTCTGCTGCCCAAGCAGATCCTGTTGACGAATCTGCTTACCGACCTCCCGGAGATGACGATCGCTACCGATCGGGTCGACGCAGACTGGATCGAACGGCCGCGGCGGTGGGACATCGGCTTCATCCGCCGCTTCATGGTCGTCTTCGGTCTGCTCAGCTCTATCTTCGACTACCTGACGTTTGGGGTGCTGCTGTGGGTGTTGCGTGCCGGACCGGCCGAGTTTCGTACTGGGTGGTTCGTGGAGTCGGTGGTCTCGGCGACGCTCATCGTGCTCGTGCTGCGCAGCCGGGGCCGCTTCTTCCGGACCCGGCCGTCCGGGGCGCTCCTGCTGGCGACGGCACTGGTGGTGGCCGCCACCGTCGCCTTACCGTACACGCCGCTGGCCGCGCCCTTCGAACTGGTGCCGCTGCCGCCGCTGTTCTTGGTTGTGCTCGGGGTCGTCGTGCTCGCCTACGTCGCCGGCGCCGAGCTGGTCAAGGGGTGGTTCTACCGGGGAGCGTCGGTTCGGTCGCCGACGGACATCGTGGCCCCTGGTTCACACGGCGGCGCGCACGTCTGA